The following is a genomic window from Candidatus Aegiribacteria sp..
TGCCTTGGGTATCGCTGATCGCAAGGGTGCACTTGCTCCTGGAATGGATGCGGATATGATACTATGGGATCTTGATGATTACCGTGGTATTGCTTATCACTTGGCTGTGCCAGATATTGCAGGGGTTATTGTTAATGGACATCTGGCTTCCACCATGTTCGATTGATGCATTTAATGTATAATGTATTCAAAAGGATGAGACATGATTGATATAGAACAGCGACGCAAAGCACAGGAATTGATTCAAAAGGGAAAGTACGACAGTGCAGAGAAAGTACTGAATCATATGATGAATCAGTATCCGGAAGAACCTTCAATTCACAATTCTCTCGGTGATGTTCTCATAAAACTTAATCAGCTTGACAAGGCTCTCGAACAATTCTGCATAGCAGGAGAACTATACTGCAATAACGGTCTTCATTCAGCTTCGTTATCAGTTGCAAGAAAAGCCCTGCGAATCGACGATAGCTTTGCAATGTCTCACTACCTGAAAGCTATTAACCTTGATAAACAGGATAAACCTGATGAAGCAGAAAAGGAATTCATTCTGTATCTCAAATCAAAGCCTGCCATAAAAGACCCGGCAGTCCTGCGTTCCTGCATGGCCATGACAAGGCTTCAACCGGAGGATGATAAGTGGGTAATCCGACTTGCCAAGATTGCAGCATCACTTGAGGATCTCGAAAGCCTGGAGAATTCTATTCAGCTTGCACGTGACAGAGGCATTAACCAACTCAATCAGCTCGAACTCAAACTTGAACAATTGAATAGGAAACTTGGATTAGCTGAACCTCCACCGCCGCCACCACCTGAAAAGATTGAACCTGAAAAGCCCATCTTACCGCCCTCAATTGAAGAGGTCGAATTCGTAGAAGATTCTTTATCATCCTCGCCTGAAGAAATCGAATACGATGAATCCGGTTTCTTTGAACAAGCCCAGGATTATGAAGGAGATGTTCTATCAAAAAGAAAGCGTATCGGTGAATATTTCGTAGCCGAGGGATTACTTGAGGCCGATGATGTTCTTGATGCACTGCAGATCCAGAGAGAATCGGAAGACGATCGCAAGCTCGGAGACATACTCGTAAGTCTGAGCCTTGTCTCAAAAAGACAGCTTCAGGAAGCTCTATCTCTCCAGGTTGATGATATGAGAGATAATCTCGATCGATCTCGTGGAGATGGCCTCGGATTTGTAGAACTCGGAAACCTCCTTCTTGAAGTAGGTGATTTCTACGGATCAATTGATGCATATCTGAGAGCCTGCACGATCTACCGCGCTAATGAGCGGGAGTA
Proteins encoded in this region:
- a CDS encoding tetratricopeptide repeat protein, with the translated sequence MIDIEQRRKAQELIQKGKYDSAEKVLNHMMNQYPEEPSIHNSLGDVLIKLNQLDKALEQFCIAGELYCNNGLHSASLSVARKALRIDDSFAMSHYLKAINLDKQDKPDEAEKEFILYLKSKPAIKDPAVLRSCMAMTRLQPEDDKWVIRLAKIAASLEDLESLENSIQLARDRGINQLNQLELKLEQLNRKLGLAEPPPPPPPEKIEPEKPILPPSIEEVEFVEDSLSSSPEEIEYDESGFFEQAQDYEGDVLSKRKRIGEYFVAEGLLEADDVLDALQIQRESEDDRKLGDILVSLSLVSKRQLQEALSLQVDDMRDNLDRSRGDGLGFVELGNLLLEVGDFYGSIDAYLRACTIYRANEREYMVFELLEGVLDICPESLSAAKEVVRIRKSMNTEGQARAFYRLAVAYLLNDSPHEALAALEKSVAVDSNFEMARTLMDGIRPGLVDSDDYADIAMILADIDRRFDRNTATALAGIIREFQDGIDSAVSKDDYSTHYDLGIAYMEMGLYREAHFEFEQVLKSPDYRMKAREMLGRCCLLLERYDEAEDNFRKGLTITAGNMKAAVGFHLAIADVYEATGRNSQAKRELKIASKLDSDLVKMRHTLD